The nucleotide sequence ACGTAGGACGGCCGGTACACGAAGCCCACACCCAGCGTGTCGGCCTCCTCCGGCTTCAGGTCCGGGTTGCCCGTCGAATCCTGCGTGTATCGCGTCGAAATGTTGCCGTAGAACGGATCGGTCACGAAATTGGTGTTGCGACGCCCGGCTTGATACAGCTCCTCCAGATTGGGCGCGCGAATGTCCCTGGACTTCGTCAGCCGCAGCTTCAGGTCATCGATCGGAGACCAGGTGAGGCCGGCCTTCCAGGTGGTCACGAAGCCCGAGGTGCTGTAGTCGGTTCCGCGCACCGCGCCATTGAATTCGACACCCTTGGGCAACATGACCAGCGTTTCGAGGTAAGCCTCGGACACGTTGTAGTCGCCGAAGGTCGGCAGGTAGTTTCCGTAGGTCCAGCCGTTCTGATACTGCTCGTCGACCGAGCCGGAAATTTCTTCGCGCCGATGTTCCGCACCGAACGCGATGCCGATCGGATCCAGCCACGGATTGGCGACGTTGGTGCTGAAATTGACCGCCGCGACATCCTGCTCGAAACGCTGTCTGCGTTCCGGCACGCCCATGAAGTAGTCAAGCGCACCCGGGTCGTTGACGCCGATGCCCATGCGGTTGAACGGCACACAACCATTGCCCGGGTTGTCCAGCGACGAACGGCACACGATCTCGCCGCTGTCAGGATCGAACACGGCGTCCTGCGCCTCGGCCAGCCTGCCCCGATGCGTGGTCAGCAAGGTCTCGTCGGTATCGGTGACGCCTCTTTGATAGTAGGCGTCCCAGTCCCAGTCGCTGCCGACCGCATCGAACGAACCGTTGAAGCCCAGCACATAGCGCTTCACGGTGCGGGTGTTGTCGGTGATGCGCGTCGGAATATCGGCGTTGTAGGTGCCCAGGTTGAATTGCGTGATGCCGAGATCCGCGGCGCGTTGGGCGACTTCCGTGGGCAGGAACGCATTGTCCGTATAGATGATCACACTGCCCTTGTCGGACTGCGAGCCACCCCACTGCTGGGCGACATTCTCGTTCCACGATGCTTCCGCAAACACTTCCATGCGGTCCGTGAGTTCATAGCTCAGCCGCGAGAAAACACCATCCCGTTTCGATTCCGGCTCCAGCGAGGTTCTTCCGTTGGATTCACCCAGCGCCCAGTCGCCGCCAATCGTCCAGGGATCGCGTGTCTCGCCGTAGGCGAACTGGTTCACCACGCCGCCGACCCCGAAATAGGTACCGCGCAGTTCGGTATTGGTGATGATGCCGCCCGCCGTCATCACGCTCTGTCCCGACTGACTGGCCACCAGATATTCCGGCAGCCCATTTCCGCTTTCGTAAGCGGGGTTGTTGACCATGTGCCAACCTTCCTGCGCCCAGTCGCGAGGCATGCCATAGATGCCATCGCGACGGGACATCTGTCCGTTCAGCAGCAGATGTCCGCGCCCACCGGCGAACGGGATGCCGCCGGTCAGCGAGGCGTTCCAACTTTGGTCGTCGCCATAGGTGGTCTCACCCGCTTCCAGCGTTCCCTTGAAACCGGTGTAGTCCTTGTCGAGAATGAAGTTGACGATGCCCGACACCGCATCCGAACCATAGGTTGCGGATGCGCCGCCGGTCACCACCTCGACACTTTTGACCAGGCCCTGCGGAAAGGTGTTGATGTCGACCGTGCCCTGGGCCAGCGAACCGACCGAACGACGGCCGTCGAGCAGCACCAGGGTGCGTGCGTTGCCCAAGCCCCGCAAGTTGATCGAGCTGATGCCGGCCGCCCCCGAACTCAGGCTTCTGTTGGACGTGGACGGCGTGGTGCTGCCGGACACCGACGGCAACTCGTTCACGAAATCGGCGAGGTTCACCGGCGCAGCGGCTTCGATCTCGGCTTCGCCAATAACCGTCACCGGTGTCGGCGTGTCGTATCCATTGCGCGCAACGCGAGAGCCGGTGACGACGACTTCTTCGAGTACCGCGGACGACCGAGTCGGCGCGGGCGCCGCAGGTGAAGATTCCTGCGCATGGGCGAATGTGGTTCCGGTGAGCGCAAGTGCGCCCAACAGGCACTTTGCTAGACCAGCAACGTTCGGCGATAGCTGATCAACTCGACTTCGACAGGCATGCGGCAATATCTTTGGTATCAACACTAGAGGTCCCCAATAGATGCAGCAGAGCGCGCCAACAGGCCAAAGTAGGCTGGCGGTATTTCGCCCCGAAGAGTCGTTCGATGGACTCACGACACATTCTTTGGCGACAGGACTACCTTAATAAGCCGCTTTTGCCCCAGCTAATGAAAAGGAAGCCAAGCCGCATAACTGTTCGTTATGCCGATGCACCACGTCTTGCCGAGCCGCCCTTCAATAGCGCCTGGTGTGCCATGTCAGTGCACCGAAGTGCGCGCGACTGACGCGGTTTGAAACCTGGGGTCAGGGAATGTCCCCCCGCGACTTCGGACGGTTGCGGACTGGCAAGGCTCGCCCTCGCCTTCAGGTGAATCACGCGCGGCGTGATACCGACCTACCCTCGCCCGCTTGCGGGAGAGGAGGGGCCGCTCGCGGCATGGCCGTTGGAAAGCCGGCGGAGGCGACCCATGTCGCGCTTCAGAACGCGCGCTGGAAGAACCAGAAAAGCGCGCACAGGCACACTGCGGCGGAGCCGGCGTAGAGCACGCCCAGTCGATAGAACCGGGTTCGCCTCAGCCAGTACGCCAAGGGGAAGTACACCGCAACGATCGCAAGCTGTCCGACTTCCACGCCCAGATTGAACCCGAGCAACGGCCGCCATAGCTGCCCCACGCCGAGATCGAGTTCACCGAGCACGCCGGCAAAGCCGAAGCCGTGCAGCAGGCCGAACGCAAACGCGAGCCAGGCGCCGCGACCGCCGGCGGTGGTCGGCAGGAAGTTGTTGAGTGCGGCCAGAAACACTGAAACGGCGATCGCCGACTCGACCAGACGGCTCGGCAGTTCGATCCAGCCCAGCATCGCGCAGCTCAAGGTGATCGAATGCGCCAGGGTGAAAGCCGACACGATGGCCGTCACGCGCCACAGCGCGGGAGCCAGGCGCGCCACCGGTTCGCGACCGCGACCGCGGCGTTGATAGACCGCCGGAATCAGCAGGGCGATCAGAAAGAGTATGTGGTCGTAGCCGATCCAGATATGCCAGATGCCGGATCTCAGGAACTGCAGAAACCCGCGCGCGGCCTCGGCCGAGCCACTGAAACTCTGATAGGCGCTGCCGACCGAAAAAACCGCTTCCCGACCGGGCGAACCCTCCCAGACGATACGGGCGAAGCTTTCATGCTGCAGGTCAATATCGAAAAACAGTGCGTAGCCGATGTCGAGCTGACGGATGGGCTCGGGCGCATCGACCGCGAACTGCGAGGCGATGACGTCTTCGCCGTCCTGCGTGCCATAGCGGAAGCGCTGGAAACGCAGCGGCAGTTCCTCGCCGTTGATCAGGACTCTCAGTCGGGCCTGTTCGTAGTCCTCGATCTCCGACTTGCGCTGCTTGATCTCGGGCCAGCTGATGAGGCCGTCGCCGTCAGCGTCCATTTCGAACGCACGCCGCAGATCCAGCAACTTGATCTTCAGCTCGCCTTCAAGATGTTCGCCGCTCACTTCGAGCGTCATGAACGACTCGCTGCCGGGATGCGCAGCAAGCCACCCCGGAAACGCGAGCGATGCCAGGCACAGCAGCCGGATCAGCAGTTTCATGGACGACTCTGGTTCGGGCTCAGCCGATCCCGGGGGCGTCGGTGCCGGCGGAACTCCGCCGGCACCGCCCACCTGCAACGCCATGAACACGGGGAGAGGGCATGCCCATGGCGCGGCAAGAACACGATGATGTGAGGCACTCGCTCAAATGGACTATTTCCAGGACAGGATGCCGACACCGCTCTTGTAGTTCACGGTCGCGCCGTAGGGTTCGCATAGTTCGACCAGATCGTCGATCACCTGTGAGCTTTCGGCATCCGGCGCCGGATACGGCTGTCCACGCTTGGTACGTGGCTGGCCGAAGCCCAGCGCGATCGGGTGCAGGCGCACTTCCTTGAGTTCGCGCTCATTGGTGTAGACCACTTCGGCCACGATGCTCTGCCAGTACTTGCGACTGGCCGGAAACCCCACGGTGTCGTTCTTGGAACGCTTGCTGTAGTAGTCGCCGGGCAGCGCGTCGTGCGCGAGGCCGGTCTTCTCGTAGTTCTCGGCGGGCTGGAAGCCAACCAGATCGTTCTCGAAGATGAAATTGGCCATCGAGTAGAAGATCGGCTTGCCCTTGTACACCTCGATACCACGCAGGATGTGCGGACCGTGTCCGACCACCATGTCGGCGCCGGAATCGATCATCGCGTGCGCGAACTCGACAAGGAATTCAGCGGGTTGGGTCCGATCTGCCGGATCGGCCGACTCGTGCGAATGCACGGAGACGACAACCCAGTCGGCCTGCTGGCGCGCATCGCGCACGCTGGCGGACAGCTCGCGCAGATCCTTCTCGTCGACCTTCGAACTCACACCGATCTCGTCGCCGACGACAAAGTTGGAGCCACCGAACTTCAGTACGCCCGAATCATCGCCGCCCATACCGGAACGCGCGGGGCCACGCAGCGTGGTGAGCGTGTCGTAGGTTTCCTGGGTGACGGTGTAGGTTTCGACGTGACGCAGCGGGTTGAGTCCGGGACGCCCCATCAGATCCTTGCGCTGCGGACCGGCGGCAATCGCCTCCGGGAACGAGGATGAGGTAGAGATCAGCGCGACGCGACCCTTGCGCGTGTCCAGATAACCGGGGCTGCGCGCAAACGCCAGGTTCTCACCAACCCCGGCAAACACCATGTCGGTCTCGGCAAGAGCGGTCACGGTGCTGCGCATGCCCTCCACGCCAAAGTCATTGGTGTGGTTGTTGGCCAGGCCGAGCAGATCGAAACCGGCCCAGGCCAGCTCCTCGCCGACGAAACGTGGCGAGGTCATGTAGGTGCCGCCACTTTGCTGGGCACCGGGTATGTCGTAGCCGTGGATCAGGGTTTCGAAATTGGTGAACGCGGCATCGGCTCCGCGAATCAGACCGAACATCTGCTCGACGCCGGGAGCGGCGAAGGTCGAAAGGCGTCGATTGATGATCGAATCGCCGGTCAGCGCGAACACGGTTTCATCCTCGGCACCGGCGGCGGACTTCCAGGCGCGATCGACGCTGGCGCCATAGGCCAGCGGGCTGGCCTGGATGCAGACCGCGCCGAGCAGCAGGCCTGTGGAAAAGCTAATTCGTAGAGAGTTTCTAAATTTCATGTCTACCATTCTCGCCAGAAACAGGGCCGGCGGGGCAACATCACTGAAGCCCCACCGGCGGATGAAACCACGATCAGAAGGTCTTGCTGAGTCGCAGTGTCCAGACCCGTCCTGCTGCGACGGAGTTATAGACCGAGGCGTCGTAACCGGACGTCGCGGACGTCAGCGGCGGCTTCTCGTCGGTGAGGTTCTTGACGCCGAGGCGCAGGTTCAGGCCATCGAGCAGCATGCTGTCGGACATGAAGGTCTTGGACGCGAAAGCGTTGAAGGTGACGGTATCGTCGACCTTCCAGTAGTGGACGCC is from Gammaproteobacteria bacterium and encodes:
- a CDS encoding TonB-dependent receptor; translated protein: MSPSNDSSGRNTASLLWPVGALCCIYWGPLVLIPKILPHACRSRVDQLSPNVAGLAKCLLGALALTGTTFAHAQESSPAAPAPTRSSAVLEEVVVTGSRVARNGYDTPTPVTVIGEAEIEAAAPVNLADFVNELPSVSGSTTPSTSNRSLSSGAAGISSINLRGLGNARTLVLLDGRRSVGSLAQGTVDINTFPQGLVKSVEVVTGGASATYGSDAVSGIVNFILDKDYTGFKGTLEAGETTYGDDQSWNASLTGGIPFAGGRGHLLLNGQMSRRDGIYGMPRDWAQEGWHMVNNPAYESGNGLPEYLVASQSGQSVMTAGGIITNTELRGTYFGVGGVVNQFAYGETRDPWTIGGDWALGESNGRTSLEPESKRDGVFSRLSYELTDRMEVFAEASWNENVAQQWGGSQSDKGSVIIYTDNAFLPTEVAQRAADLGITQFNLGTYNADIPTRITDNTRTVKRYVLGFNGSFDAVGSDWDWDAYYQRGVTDTDETLLTTHRGRLAEAQDAVFDPDSGEIVCRSSLDNPGNGCVPFNRMGIGVNDPGALDYFMGVPERRQRFEQDVAAVNFSTNVANPWLDPIGIAFGAEHRREEISGSVDEQYQNGWTYGNYLPTFGDYNVSEAYLETLVMLPKGVEFNGAVRGTDYSTSGFVTTWKAGLTWSPIDDLKLRLTKSRDIRAPNLEELYQAGRRNTNFVTDPFYGNISTRYTQDSTGNPDLKPEEADTLGVGFVYRPSYVPGLGLSVDYYDIKIDDAISSVTPQNIIDRCYEGNQTFCNAFYRIPESDTGLDLYINNSPFNFVGERARGIDVEVSYLMPLSNVVDGWRGDLTLRALATHYLEMSSDNGVDPATDSAGQNTGGGPPDWLYRLTAGYTLDRFSAIFTGRGVSAGTYDNTYIECTSGCPESSSQNRTINTNHIEGAFYIDAYFAWNMDVGNLENQLYFKITNVLNKDPEVVGLGPGDSSNVEPGVNRALYDYLGRVFRIGIRFNWG
- a CDS encoding HupE/UreJ family protein — encoded protein: MKLLIRLLCLASLAFPGWLAAHPGSESFMTLEVSGEHLEGELKIKLLDLRRAFEMDADGDGLISWPEIKQRKSEIEDYEQARLRVLINGEELPLRFQRFRYGTQDGEDVIASQFAVDAPEPIRQLDIGYALFFDIDLQHESFARIVWEGSPGREAVFSVGSAYQSFSGSAEAARGFLQFLRSGIWHIWIGYDHILFLIALLIPAVYQRRGRGREPVARLAPALWRVTAIVSAFTLAHSITLSCAMLGWIELPSRLVESAIAVSVFLAALNNFLPTTAGGRGAWLAFAFGLLHGFGFAGVLGELDLGVGQLWRPLLGFNLGVEVGQLAIVAVYFPLAYWLRRTRFYRLGVLYAGSAAVCLCALFWFFQRAF
- a CDS encoding CapA family protein, producing the protein MKFRNSLRISFSTGLLLGAVCIQASPLAYGASVDRAWKSAAGAEDETVFALTGDSIINRRLSTFAAPGVEQMFGLIRGADAAFTNFETLIHGYDIPGAQQSGGTYMTSPRFVGEELAWAGFDLLGLANNHTNDFGVEGMRSTVTALAETDMVFAGVGENLAFARSPGYLDTRKGRVALISTSSSFPEAIAAGPQRKDLMGRPGLNPLRHVETYTVTQETYDTLTTLRGPARSGMGGDDSGVLKFGGSNFVVGDEIGVSSKVDEKDLRELSASVRDARQQADWVVVSVHSHESADPADRTQPAEFLVEFAHAMIDSGADMVVGHGPHILRGIEVYKGKPIFYSMANFIFENDLVGFQPAENYEKTGLAHDALPGDYYSKRSKNDTVGFPASRKYWQSIVAEVVYTNERELKEVRLHPIALGFGQPRTKRGQPYPAPDAESSQVIDDLVELCEPYGATVNYKSGVGILSWK